In a single window of the Pseudogemmatithrix spongiicola genome:
- a CDS encoding serine/threonine-protein kinase, with protein sequence MTHDALRSALDARLGEQYEIESLLGQGGMGSVFRAMDRTLHRPVAIKVISGDVALNPQLKERFLLEARTVAKLRHPNIVAVYSAGEADGLLYFVMELVPGESLRDLLTREGTVAPERGERILHELAMALDYAHANGIVHRDVKPENILLDRDTGRAMLTDFGVARALENSGNMTGTGMILGSPRYMSPEQATGESTIDGRSDLYALALVGYEMFTGKPVVDSGNVAGMLVKHLTETPKPLGEAVPKVPEGTAVAIDRALAKDRDQRWATGREMAEVIAASWTPTPGSGATRAIGAMKAKKAPPKAALGGAFVAIFMSLLTVFITSRDDGGDPRKSYAVVPFDIQSGNADVQWLRDGAVNMLTLALSQWTDLQVMDYERTLKYVADAGVEDRRVDLERAQEIARRGGAGTLVMGSVSTTSDSLLVTARLYDVKSGKAINTATRAAALAADPRSLFDDLARYLLDVAGGSASASVDVARQTTTSLTAYRAYLDGVRYLNSWRLAQADSALQVAIAADSTFALAHHKRALALGWGDGSGPAYLDAARRAVELSDRLPPRQQALVRGHLALAEGLSGQLGASGAADLRARLREAQRIYEELVARDSLVAEGWYGLADAYFHDQLAPGDSLPEYSRRLNRSIYGFRRAIEIDSTFHLAYSHLVQQYQGLSSPQTQGILDGDSVIILQSREQLEAMGGLAEFERRRMRARDIGLEMARGWVRADPDAPTSHFALANGYFGAGLVDSALAVIDRALRRPGLDAPGMRMQRVSFRLLADQPVEAYAELQEILASTTPATFRRIPANERITAAAMALNTSAAVGNAAAIERIVAFVESVDPVFPFTQSPTREIFTWYTAGLRVGMTGSVTGADRRLLAAGARRVASGSEGLMAQLAATSGGVTFMAYLATRDTLFSNTIRRMPGGANIQHTDLDALEALTRGDTATARDLASRYTPPDSLKTARFGFAGLRAYARAEVLAAVGNTDWAIRYLENIAPPRFNAMGLAEPGFAVYTRSFLTRGTLYERANQPDKAIGAYEEYLRRTADGDAIVEPLRREARASLTRLRDSRR encoded by the coding sequence ATGACCCACGACGCGCTCCGTTCCGCCCTCGACGCCCGGCTCGGCGAGCAGTACGAGATCGAGTCGCTGCTGGGCCAGGGCGGCATGGGGAGCGTGTTCCGGGCGATGGACCGGACGCTGCATCGTCCGGTGGCGATCAAGGTCATCAGCGGCGACGTCGCGCTGAATCCGCAGCTCAAGGAGCGCTTCCTCCTCGAGGCCCGGACGGTCGCGAAGCTGCGGCATCCCAACATCGTGGCGGTGTACAGCGCCGGCGAAGCCGACGGCCTGCTGTACTTCGTGATGGAGCTGGTGCCGGGTGAATCGCTGCGCGACCTCCTCACGCGCGAGGGCACGGTGGCGCCGGAGCGCGGTGAGCGCATCCTGCACGAGCTGGCGATGGCGCTCGACTACGCCCATGCCAACGGCATCGTGCACCGCGACGTGAAGCCGGAGAACATCCTGCTCGACCGCGACACGGGCCGTGCGATGCTCACCGACTTCGGCGTGGCGCGCGCGCTCGAGAACAGCGGCAACATGACGGGCACGGGCATGATCCTCGGCAGCCCGCGCTACATGAGTCCCGAGCAGGCCACGGGCGAGAGCACGATCGACGGCCGCAGCGACCTCTACGCGCTGGCGCTGGTGGGCTACGAGATGTTCACCGGCAAGCCGGTGGTGGACAGCGGCAACGTGGCCGGCATGCTCGTGAAGCATCTCACCGAGACGCCGAAGCCCTTGGGCGAGGCGGTGCCGAAGGTGCCGGAGGGCACCGCGGTGGCGATCGACCGCGCGCTGGCCAAGGACCGCGACCAGCGTTGGGCCACCGGCCGCGAGATGGCCGAGGTGATCGCCGCGAGCTGGACGCCGACGCCGGGTTCGGGGGCGACGCGCGCCATCGGGGCGATGAAGGCCAAGAAGGCGCCGCCCAAGGCGGCCCTCGGCGGCGCGTTCGTCGCGATCTTCATGTCGTTGCTCACGGTGTTCATCACCTCGCGCGACGACGGCGGCGATCCGCGCAAGAGCTACGCGGTGGTGCCCTTCGACATCCAGAGCGGCAATGCCGACGTGCAGTGGCTGCGGGACGGCGCCGTGAACATGCTTACCCTCGCGCTGTCGCAGTGGACGGACCTGCAGGTGATGGACTACGAGCGCACGCTCAAGTACGTGGCCGACGCGGGTGTGGAAGACCGGCGGGTGGACCTGGAGCGCGCGCAGGAGATCGCGCGGCGCGGCGGCGCCGGCACGCTGGTGATGGGCTCGGTATCGACGACCAGCGACTCGCTGCTCGTCACCGCGCGGCTCTACGACGTGAAGAGCGGAAAGGCGATCAACACCGCGACGCGGGCGGCGGCGTTGGCGGCGGACCCCCGCAGCTTGTTCGACGACCTCGCGCGGTACCTGCTCGACGTCGCGGGCGGCAGCGCCAGCGCGAGCGTCGACGTCGCGCGGCAGACGACGACGTCGCTGACGGCGTATCGCGCGTATCTCGACGGCGTGCGCTATCTCAACTCGTGGCGGCTGGCACAGGCCGACTCGGCGCTGCAGGTGGCCATCGCCGCCGACTCGACCTTCGCGCTCGCCCATCACAAGCGGGCGTTGGCCCTGGGCTGGGGCGACGGCAGCGGTCCGGCGTATCTCGACGCGGCCCGCCGTGCCGTCGAGCTCTCCGATCGCCTGCCACCACGCCAGCAGGCGCTGGTACGCGGACACCTCGCGCTGGCGGAAGGCTTATCGGGACAGCTCGGGGCGAGCGGCGCCGCCGATTTGCGCGCCCGCCTGCGGGAGGCGCAGCGCATCTATGAGGAGCTCGTCGCGCGCGACTCGCTGGTGGCCGAAGGCTGGTACGGACTGGCCGACGCCTACTTCCACGACCAACTCGCCCCGGGCGACTCGTTGCCGGAGTACTCGCGACGGCTCAACCGGTCCATCTACGGCTTCCGCCGCGCGATCGAGATCGACTCCACGTTCCACCTGGCCTACAGCCACTTGGTGCAACAGTACCAGGGGCTGTCGAGTCCACAGACGCAGGGGATTCTCGACGGCGACAGCGTGATCATCCTGCAGAGCCGCGAGCAGTTGGAGGCGATGGGCGGCCTCGCCGAGTTCGAGCGCCGCCGCATGCGCGCCCGCGACATCGGGCTCGAGATGGCGCGCGGCTGGGTGCGCGCGGATCCCGACGCGCCGACGTCGCATTTCGCGCTGGCCAACGGATACTTCGGCGCGGGGCTCGTGGACTCCGCCTTGGCGGTGATCGACCGCGCGCTGCGCCGACCCGGGCTCGACGCGCCGGGGATGCGCATGCAGCGCGTCTCCTTCCGCTTGCTCGCCGACCAGCCGGTCGAAGCCTACGCCGAGTTGCAGGAGATCCTGGCGAGCACCACGCCAGCGACGTTCCGACGCATTCCCGCCAACGAGCGCATCACCGCCGCGGCCATGGCCCTCAACACCTCGGCCGCGGTGGGCAACGCGGCGGCCATCGAGCGTATCGTCGCGTTCGTCGAGAGCGTGGACCCGGTCTTCCCCTTCACGCAGTCGCCGACGCGCGAGATCTTCACGTGGTACACGGCGGGACTGCGGGTGGGCATGACCGGGAGCGTGACCGGTGCGGATCGCCGCTTGCTCGCCGCCGGCGCGCGGCGTGTCGCGAGCGGCAGCGAAGGACTGATGGCGCAACTCGCGGCGACCTCCGGCGGCGTGACCTTCATGGCGTATCTCGCCACACGGGATACGCTGTTCTCCAATACCATCCGGCGCATGCCGGGCGGCGCAAACATCCAGCACACCGACCTCGACGCCCTCGAGGCGCTGACGCGCGGTGACACGGCCACCGCCCGCGACCTCGCGTCGCGCTACACGCCGCCCGACAGCCTCAAGACGGCCCGGTTCGGTTTCGCCGGCCTGCGCGCCTACGCGCGCGCCGAAGTCCTCGCCGCGGTCGGCAACACCGACTGGGCCATCCGCTACCTCGAGAACATCGCGCCGCCACGCTTCAACGCGATGGGCCTCGCGGAACCGGGCTTCGCCGTCTACACGCGCTCCTTCCTGACGCGCGGCACGCTGTACGAGCGCGCGAACCAGCCGGACAAGGCCATCGGCGCGTACGAGGAATACCTGCGCCGTACCGCGGATGGTGACGCGATCGTCGAGCCGCTGCGCCGCGAGGCTCGCGCGTCGCTCACCCGCCTGCGCGACAGCCGTCGCTGA
- a CDS encoding ABC transporter substrate-binding protein, which produces MIRSVALLLFSSLAFAACGRDATEYRLGMAGPFTEGFGLANRRGAELALAEINAAGGINGTPLSIDFRDDGGDGSRAASIAQEFVDDVRISGVVGHVTSGAMVAAAKVYDGQLAALATTASSAELTSISRWVFRVISSDSANGVDLARFAERLGKRRAYVLYENDAYGRGLADAFRRTFGGAVLGFDPIDAEGRDAEVFVAWAAKERADLIFVAGTERSGLALLRAARAQGLSADFLGGDGWTGVAAEPAVSEGALVGAPFTARDPRADAQRFVQAFEAKFGVEPDGNAALAYDATWVMAAALRSAGADRGKLRDWLASRTMRSPVPGVTGNIAFELSGDPVGKSLVMTRVRGGQLIPTQESR; this is translated from the coding sequence GTGATTCGATCCGTCGCGCTCTTGTTGTTCTCCAGCCTCGCGTTCGCCGCCTGCGGTCGCGACGCGACCGAGTATCGCCTCGGGATGGCGGGTCCCTTCACGGAGGGATTCGGCCTCGCCAACCGTCGCGGCGCCGAGCTCGCGCTCGCCGAGATCAACGCGGCCGGCGGCATCAACGGTACGCCGCTCAGCATCGACTTCCGCGATGACGGCGGCGACGGCTCGCGCGCGGCGAGCATCGCGCAGGAGTTCGTGGACGACGTGCGCATCAGCGGCGTGGTCGGCCACGTGACCTCCGGCGCGATGGTCGCCGCGGCGAAGGTCTACGACGGCCAACTCGCCGCGCTCGCCACCACGGCGTCGTCTGCCGAGCTCACGAGCATCTCGCGCTGGGTGTTCCGCGTCATCTCCAGCGACTCGGCCAACGGCGTGGACCTCGCCCGCTTCGCCGAGCGCCTCGGCAAGCGCCGCGCCTATGTGCTGTATGAGAACGACGCGTACGGCCGTGGCCTCGCGGACGCGTTCCGCCGCACCTTCGGCGGCGCGGTGCTCGGCTTCGATCCCATCGACGCCGAGGGGCGGGACGCCGAGGTGTTCGTCGCTTGGGCGGCGAAGGAGCGCGCCGATCTCATCTTCGTCGCGGGGACGGAGCGCTCGGGCCTGGCGCTGCTCCGGGCGGCGCGCGCGCAGGGACTGAGTGCCGACTTCCTCGGTGGCGATGGGTGGACCGGCGTCGCCGCTGAGCCGGCGGTGTCCGAGGGGGCACTCGTCGGCGCCCCGTTCACGGCTCGCGACCCGCGCGCGGACGCCCAGCGCTTCGTGCAGGCCTTCGAAGCGAAGTTCGGCGTCGAACCCGACGGTAACGCGGCGCTGGCGTACGACGCGACGTGGGTGATGGCGGCCGCGCTGCGCAGCGCGGGCGCCGACCGGGGCAAGCTCCGCGATTGGCTCGCCAGCCGGACCATGCGCTCGCCCGTGCCCGGCGTCACCGGCAACATCGCGTTCGAGCTGAGTGGCGATCCGGTGGGCAAGTCGCTGGTCATGACGCGCGTCCGCGGCGGACAGCTCATCCCGACGCAGGAGTCGCGATGA
- a CDS encoding methyl-accepting chemotaxis protein: protein MIRLDTIRSRLTAGLALVIALAVLAGAVGRAAIVSLSAEMGAALETVRRETALSATLTTNIAMEIAAGRRYLERGAPEDLEAFRTSGWRAHEAQRALNASAGLTAREVAMVATIDERLSALETAFTAAHRMRDLGRAADADARVALARELETALTTDIERLGELRTAQLQRATESLQAEAARRQRFLLVAIVGAIVLGLLIVAIVARAIGDPLQLLVAQARALSRGELDVRTDASLPGEFRELAEAMNSSAANLARIASVATSTSEEVATSAHQLTSAAEQVSLAATQTATAMSEVTEGAEVQVTALKDADGSLEGVRVRAHEVRAGAEEVVDLASEIERLSREKRTEIARARTMLAEIRQSVDHAALEVKELNATAESINQFVGIVSRIAEQTNLLSLNAAIEAARAGAAGRGFAVVADEVRKLADQAQQAAEDVIQLTAVVTRRVGTTTQAMATGAARVADIEQASAGIDTALGDISASAERTRSAAEGLGQAADHNVEAVNAAAENISAAARAAEGHAAAAQQVSASTEEQSAACEEMSGAANALLAGSVRLREIVANLRAS from the coding sequence ATGATTCGCCTCGACACCATCCGCAGCCGCCTCACCGCGGGCCTCGCGCTGGTCATCGCCTTGGCGGTGCTCGCGGGCGCCGTCGGACGCGCGGCGATCGTCAGCCTGAGCGCCGAGATGGGCGCGGCGCTCGAGACCGTGCGCCGCGAGACCGCGCTCAGCGCGACGCTGACCACGAACATCGCGATGGAGATTGCCGCGGGGCGGCGCTACCTCGAACGCGGAGCACCCGAGGATCTCGAAGCGTTCCGCACCTCCGGGTGGCGCGCCCACGAGGCGCAACGCGCCCTCAACGCGAGTGCGGGACTGACCGCTCGCGAGGTCGCGATGGTCGCGACGATCGACGAGCGGCTCTCGGCCCTCGAGACGGCCTTCACCGCGGCGCACCGCATGCGCGACCTCGGGCGCGCCGCCGATGCCGATGCGCGCGTCGCCCTCGCCCGCGAGCTCGAGACCGCCCTCACCACAGACATCGAGCGCCTCGGCGAACTGCGCACGGCGCAACTGCAGCGCGCGACCGAATCGCTACAGGCGGAGGCGGCGCGGCGGCAGCGCTTCCTGCTCGTCGCCATCGTCGGCGCCATCGTCCTCGGCCTGTTGATCGTCGCGATCGTCGCGCGGGCCATCGGCGACCCGCTGCAACTGCTCGTGGCGCAGGCGCGGGCGCTGAGCCGCGGCGAGCTCGACGTGCGGACGGACGCCTCGCTCCCGGGCGAGTTCCGCGAACTGGCCGAGGCCATGAACTCCTCGGCGGCGAACCTCGCGCGCATCGCCAGCGTCGCGACCTCGACGTCCGAGGAAGTCGCCACGTCCGCGCACCAGCTGACCTCGGCGGCCGAGCAGGTTTCGCTGGCCGCGACACAGACGGCCACGGCGATGTCCGAGGTCACGGAAGGCGCCGAGGTGCAGGTGACGGCACTCAAGGATGCCGATGGCTCGCTCGAGGGCGTGCGCGTGCGCGCGCACGAGGTGCGCGCCGGCGCCGAAGAAGTCGTGGACCTCGCGAGCGAGATCGAGCGGCTGTCTCGGGAGAAGCGAACGGAAATCGCGCGCGCGCGCACCATGCTGGCGGAGATCCGCCAGTCGGTGGATCACGCCGCGCTCGAGGTGAAGGAGCTCAATGCGACGGCGGAGAGCATCAACCAGTTCGTCGGCATCGTCAGCCGCATCGCCGAGCAGACGAACCTGCTCTCGCTGAATGCGGCCATCGAGGCGGCGCGCGCCGGTGCGGCGGGCCGTGGCTTCGCCGTCGTCGCCGATGAGGTCCGCAAGCTGGCGGACCAGGCACAGCAGGCCGCCGAAGACGTCATCCAGCTGACGGCGGTCGTGACGCGCCGCGTCGGCACGACGACGCAGGCGATGGCGACGGGCGCGGCGCGCGTGGCGGACATCGAGCAGGCGTCGGCGGGCATCGATACCGCGCTCGGGGACATCTCGGCGTCGGCCGAACGCACGCGCAGCGCCGCCGAGGGCCTCGGGCAGGCGGCGGACCACAACGTGGAGGCGGTGAACGCCGCTGCCGAGAACATCTCGGCGGCGGCGCGCGCGGCCGAGGGACATGCCGCGGCGGCACAGCAGGTCTCGGCGTCCACCGAGGAGCAGAGCGCCGCCTGCGAGGAGATGTCCGGCGCGGCCAACGCCTTGCTCGCCGGCTCCGTGCGGCTGCGCGAGATCGTCGCGAACCTCCGCGCATCGTAG
- the queC gene encoding 7-cyano-7-deazaguanine synthase QueC, with amino-acid sequence MSTMNPLAPVPRGTPAVVLLSGGLDSATVLAMATQAGYAVNALTFRYGQRHGVEIARATALAAHWKVARHVVADIDLRLFGGSALTADIAVPKHDDVSAIGAGIPVTYVPARNTIFLSFALAWAETLDAQDICIGVNALDYSGYPDCRPEYIAAFERMANLATKAGVEGRTQLRIRTPLMQMTKADIIRAGRALGVDYAMTVSCYDPAADGTACARCDACLLRAKGFAEADAR; translated from the coding sequence ATGTCGACGATGAATCCGCTCGCACCGGTGCCGCGTGGCACACCAGCCGTGGTCCTGCTCAGCGGCGGTCTCGATTCCGCCACCGTGCTCGCGATGGCGACGCAGGCCGGCTACGCGGTGAACGCCCTGACCTTCCGCTACGGCCAGCGCCACGGCGTGGAGATCGCGCGCGCGACGGCACTCGCCGCGCACTGGAAGGTCGCGCGGCACGTGGTGGCGGACATCGACCTGCGCCTGTTCGGCGGGAGCGCGCTCACGGCGGACATCGCCGTGCCGAAACACGACGACGTGTCGGCGATCGGCGCCGGCATCCCCGTCACGTATGTGCCGGCGCGGAATACCATCTTCCTCAGCTTCGCGCTCGCCTGGGCGGAGACCCTCGACGCGCAGGACATCTGCATCGGCGTGAACGCGCTGGACTACTCGGGCTATCCGGATTGCCGGCCCGAGTACATCGCCGCGTTCGAGCGCATGGCCAATCTCGCGACCAAGGCCGGCGTCGAGGGGCGCACGCAGCTGCGCATCCGCACGCCGCTCATGCAGATGACGAAGGCTGACATCATCCGCGCCGGCCGGGCGCTGGGCGTCGACTACGCGATGACGGTGAGCTGCTACGATCCCGCCGCGGACGGCACGGCCTGCGCCCGCTGCGATGCCTGCTTGCTGCGCGCCAAGGGCTTCGCAGAGGCGGACGCGCGCTGA
- the queE gene encoding 7-carboxy-7-deazaguanine synthase has product MMYTVKEIFYTLQGEGFHAGRPAVFCRFAGCNLWTGREQDRATAVCTFCDTDFVGVGPDGGKFATAEALADAVAARWPAGAGGQPFVVCTGGEPLLQLDEAAIDALHARGFEVAVETNGTQPAPSGLDWICVSPKADAALALTAGHELKLVYPQEKAPPERFAGLAFSHFYLQPMDGPDRAATTAAAVAYCMAHPQWRLSVQTHKALGIR; this is encoded by the coding sequence CTGATGTACACCGTCAAGGAGATATTCTACACGTTGCAGGGCGAGGGCTTCCATGCCGGGCGTCCGGCGGTGTTCTGCCGTTTCGCGGGCTGCAACCTGTGGACGGGTCGGGAGCAGGATCGTGCGACCGCCGTGTGCACGTTCTGCGACACGGATTTCGTCGGGGTGGGGCCGGACGGCGGCAAGTTCGCGACGGCCGAGGCGCTGGCGGACGCGGTGGCGGCGCGCTGGCCCGCGGGCGCGGGCGGACAGCCGTTCGTGGTGTGCACCGGCGGCGAGCCCCTGCTGCAGTTGGACGAGGCGGCGATCGACGCGCTGCATGCCCGCGGCTTCGAGGTCGCGGTGGAGACCAACGGGACGCAGCCGGCACCATCGGGCCTCGACTGGATCTGCGTGAGCCCGAAGGCGGATGCCGCGCTGGCGCTGACCGCGGGGCACGAGCTCAAGCTCGTGTATCCGCAGGAGAAGGCGCCGCCGGAGCGTTTCGCCGGACTCGCCTTCTCGCACTTCTACCTGCAGCCCATGGACGGACCCGACCGTGCGGCCACGACGGCGGCCGCCGTCGCCTACTGCATGGCGCACCCGCAGTGGCGCCTCTCGGTGCAGACCCACAAGGCGCTCGGCATCCGCTGA
- a CDS encoding TonB-dependent receptor, with translation MLAVLGFVAAAGAADAQSGTVAGRVTQSDGGAALADAQVQVLTGATAIGSIRTGADGSYRIGNIPAGTYTVVARAGGYVMKRVENVNVAAGGTATVNIAMDAVVSRLDAVVTTTTRGAEPEKILDSPNSISLISSERIAERPAATITDHLKGQPGLSISNGGIVQANIVSRGFNNAFSTSMLMLQDYRFAGVPSLRVNVPFLFTGTGEDIDRIEVLQGPASALYGPNSGSGVLHVITKSPFQSQGTTLTLDGGERSMFRLAGRHAQRLNDQFAFKFSGEYFRANDWEYNDPNEPANWSGTDARVPASRQGQPVQRDFGLERYSGEARLDYKPNEDTEAITTFGYTMAGSALEITTTFGAAQVQNWSYTNFQQRFRHKQFFAQVFYNQSNSGNADAGDDKGTFYLRSGIPVVDQSSVLVAQLQQGYTLGNTKLTAGLDYIATTPETKGTIMGRNEGDDNILETGGYLQFTTPLTDKLDLMGAVRGDMNSRIEGTQFSPRAAFLYKATPTQNFRFTFNRAFNSPASFSFFLDQWSGQTANLGPAINNPTTGNTEIRIFGNPAKDGWRYNRGCAASQTDAAGLCMRSNFYGATPNAVAGSTLLPATMNAGLSTQLVAGIATTFGLTPTQQTNIRNALNGLAPTNAQVPLILRNVLAGNAVTPFSSVSDYSPLGANFSNTWELGYKGIIGDRLRLSVDYWYQIRPAEPTTQVINADDIVFFNPATLGAYLGAPATGVTAALAANGVPAAAIGTVITNWTTSLAGLPTGTLAFDNDLYDRSYLVFTYQNAEGHVDVRGIDAAVDYLFNDMYSVEATYSTISRNVFRDARGATPTNPLVANTPRHRASLTFRRVDDVRGLNMELRGRYADAFDVNSGVFNSFNVGTPVPYTRVPVNAFVDAGFSWKLPVAQNVRWSLNIQNLLDNQVPSFIGVAPVGRFATTRVSYSF, from the coding sequence ATGCTTGCGGTTCTCGGCTTTGTGGCGGCCGCAGGCGCCGCCGACGCTCAGTCAGGAACCGTCGCCGGTAGGGTGACGCAGTCCGATGGCGGCGCCGCCCTCGCCGACGCACAGGTCCAGGTCCTCACCGGCGCGACCGCCATCGGCAGCATCCGCACCGGTGCGGATGGCAGCTACCGGATCGGCAACATTCCCGCCGGCACGTACACCGTCGTCGCCCGCGCGGGCGGCTACGTGATGAAGCGCGTCGAGAACGTGAACGTGGCGGCCGGTGGCACGGCCACGGTCAACATCGCGATGGACGCGGTGGTCTCGCGCCTCGACGCCGTCGTCACGACGACGACCCGCGGCGCCGAGCCCGAGAAGATCCTCGACTCGCCGAACTCCATCTCGCTGATCAGCTCCGAGCGGATCGCCGAGCGTCCGGCGGCGACGATCACGGACCACCTCAAGGGCCAGCCCGGCCTGTCGATCTCGAACGGCGGCATCGTGCAGGCGAACATCGTCTCGCGCGGCTTCAACAACGCCTTCTCGACGTCGATGCTGATGCTGCAGGACTACCGCTTCGCCGGCGTCCCGTCGCTCCGCGTCAACGTGCCCTTCCTCTTCACCGGCACCGGTGAGGACATCGACCGCATCGAAGTCCTGCAGGGTCCGGCCTCGGCGCTCTACGGCCCGAACTCCGGCTCCGGCGTGCTGCACGTGATCACGAAGTCGCCGTTCCAGTCGCAGGGCACGACGCTGACGCTCGATGGCGGTGAGCGTTCGATGTTCCGCCTTGCGGGCCGTCACGCGCAGCGCCTCAACGACCAGTTCGCGTTCAAGTTCTCCGGCGAGTATTTCCGCGCCAACGACTGGGAGTACAACGACCCGAACGAACCGGCCAATTGGTCGGGCACGGATGCCCGCGTCCCGGCGTCGCGCCAGGGCCAGCCGGTGCAGCGTGACTTCGGCCTCGAGCGCTACTCGGGCGAAGCCCGCCTCGACTACAAGCCGAACGAAGACACGGAAGCAATCACGACCTTCGGCTACACGATGGCCGGTTCCGCCCTCGAGATCACGACGACCTTCGGCGCGGCGCAGGTGCAGAACTGGAGCTACACGAACTTCCAGCAGCGCTTCCGCCACAAGCAGTTCTTCGCCCAGGTGTTCTACAACCAGTCGAACTCGGGCAACGCCGACGCCGGCGATGACAAGGGCACGTTCTACCTCCGCTCCGGCATCCCGGTGGTGGACCAGTCCTCGGTGCTCGTCGCGCAGCTGCAGCAGGGCTACACGCTGGGCAACACGAAGCTGACGGCCGGCCTCGACTACATCGCGACCACGCCCGAGACCAAGGGCACGATCATGGGTCGCAACGAGGGCGACGACAACATCCTCGAGACCGGCGGCTACCTGCAGTTCACCACGCCGCTCACCGACAAGCTCGACCTCATGGGCGCCGTCCGCGGCGACATGAACTCGCGCATCGAGGGCACGCAGTTCTCGCCGCGCGCCGCGTTCCTCTATAAGGCGACGCCGACGCAGAACTTCCGCTTCACGTTCAACCGCGCGTTCAACTCGCCGGCCTCGTTCTCGTTCTTCCTCGACCAGTGGTCGGGCCAGACGGCGAACCTCGGGCCCGCGATCAACAACCCGACGACGGGCAACACCGAGATCCGCATCTTCGGCAACCCGGCGAAGGACGGCTGGCGCTACAACCGCGGCTGCGCGGCGTCGCAGACTGACGCGGCCGGCCTCTGCATGCGCTCGAACTTCTACGGCGCCACGCCGAATGCGGTCGCCGGCTCGACGCTGCTCCCGGCCACGATGAACGCCGGCCTCTCGACCCAGCTCGTCGCCGGCATCGCGACGACGTTCGGCCTCACGCCGACGCAGCAGACGAACATCCGCAACGCCCTCAACGGCCTCGCGCCGACCAACGCGCAGGTGCCGCTCATCCTGCGCAACGTGCTGGCCGGCAACGCCGTCACGCCGTTCAGCTCGGTGTCGGACTACTCGCCGCTCGGCGCGAACTTCTCCAACACCTGGGAGCTCGGCTACAAGGGCATCATCGGCGACCGCCTCCGCCTCTCGGTGGACTACTGGTACCAGATCCGCCCGGCGGAGCCGACGACGCAGGTCATCAATGCCGATGACATCGTGTTCTTCAACCCGGCGACGCTCGGCGCCTACCTCGGCGCCCCGGCGACCGGCGTGACCGCCGCGCTCGCGGCCAACGGCGTGCCGGCGGCGGCCATCGGCACGGTCATCACGAACTGGACAACCTCGCTGGCCGGCCTGCCCACGGGCACGCTTGCCTTCGACAACGACCTCTACGACCGCAGCTACCTGGTCTTCACCTACCAGAACGCCGAAGGCCACGTGGACGTCCGCGGCATCGACGCCGCGGTGGACTACCTGTTCAACGACATGTACAGCGTCGAAGCCACGTACTCGACGATCAGCCGCAACGTCTTCCGTGACGCCCGCGGCGCGACCCCGACCAACCCGCTCGTCGCCAACACGCCGCGCCACCGCGCGTCGCTGACGTTCCGCCGCGTGGATGACGTCCGGGGCCTGAACATGGAACTGCGCGGCCGCTACGCCGACGCCTTCGACGTGAACTCGGGCGTGTTCAACAGCTTCAACGTCGGCACCCCGGTGCCGTACACGCGCGTCCCGGTCAACGCCTTCGTCGACGCCGGCTTCTCGTGGAAGCTCCCGGTGGCGCAGAATGTGCGCTGGTCGCTCAACATCCAGAACCTGCTCGACAACCAGGTGCCGTCGTTCATCGGCGTCGCCCCGGTGGGCCGGTTCGCCACGACCCGCGTCTCGTACAGCTTCTAA
- a CDS encoding glycerophosphodiester phosphodiesterase family protein — MILLDPSRRLVIGHRGARAVMPENTLQSLQHAVALGVDALEFDLHLAKDGVPVVHHDATLDRCTDATGPVRDRTSLELGRVSASHRFTLDGGRSFPFREQRFAVPTLWEVLEAIRDIPLILEMKSVEVAAPALRVLQETGNLHRVLIGSFLDAALIPFREAGVPVSPGADTLKARYAAAVLGARPASLPFQALCIPRFHYVIPLPVTGFARMMRSAGGPTHVWTINDPARATQLWRDGINGIISDDPALMLRTRETLQ; from the coding sequence GTGATTCTCCTCGACCCCTCCCGGCGGCTGGTGATCGGACACCGCGGCGCGCGCGCCGTGATGCCGGAGAACACCCTGCAGTCGCTGCAGCACGCCGTCGCGCTCGGGGTCGACGCCCTGGAGTTCGACCTGCACCTCGCCAAGGATGGCGTGCCCGTCGTGCACCACGACGCGACGCTGGACCGCTGCACCGACGCCACCGGCCCGGTGCGCGATCGGACGTCGCTCGAGTTGGGCCGCGTCAGCGCCAGCCATCGGTTCACGCTGGACGGCGGCCGCAGCTTCCCCTTCCGCGAGCAGCGATTCGCGGTGCCCACGCTCTGGGAAGTGCTCGAGGCCATCCGCGACATCCCGCTGATCCTCGAGATGAAGTCCGTCGAGGTCGCCGCGCCCGCGCTGCGCGTGCTCCAGGAGACCGGCAACCTGCACCGCGTGCTCATCGGGAGCTTCCTGGACGCGGCGCTGATTCCTTTTCGGGAGGCCGGCGTGCCGGTCAGCCCGGGCGCCGATACCCTCAAGGCGCGCTACGCCGCCGCCGTGTTGGGCGCCCGGCCCGCGTCACTCCCTTTTCAGGCCCTCTGCATTCCCCGCTTCCATTACGTGATCCCGCTCCCCGTGACCGGCTTCGCCCGCATGATGCGCAGCGCCGGCGGACCGACGCACGTCTGGACCATCAACGACCCGGCCCGCGCCACGCAGTTGTGGCGTGACGGCATCAACGGCATCATCTCGGACGACCCCGCCCTGATGCTCCGCACCCGCGAGACCCTGCAGTGA